In Lolium perenne isolate Kyuss_39 chromosome 5, Kyuss_2.0, whole genome shotgun sequence, the sequence GATATGATTCACATTGATAGCAATATCGATCATTTATAGGGCAGATGTATATATTGAGAAAGAGATATTATTCATTGATAGAGATGAATAGAATAATACATGTATGGGTCAGCCAAATTGTCACATGCATGACAAAATTTTGTGTGCTCTGGCGCTAAACCCATTATTGCACTCCAATAGGGGTTATGGGCATTGTTTTGCATTATCTAATGAACAACTATGATGTCAGCCGAATTATTGTGCATGTTCATGAAAAAACCATATGTGTGGAGTATATTGCACACATATTGATATACTTTCGCTAGATTAAATCTAAACCTACATCCATAATGGTAAACCATTAATGTAGAGGTTAATCCTACTTATGAATGGAAATTGGACTCCCACACTAATTAGAAAGACACTTCTATGTACTATTATAATAGGCACCATCATCATAATTAAAAAGAATtagacaccgtaccaattgatttATTTTTATAGTTGTCGGTGCTAAATAATCCAATTAATGGCATATGATTGATATTTACTAGATATGCAATCATAAATTTTGATAATATTCAATTCACTATCGTATATCTATTATATCACTAGCAATTAAGATAGTCGAATTGGTCAATTTACCGGGACGAATAGATCGGTGGCCATAGTATAAATACACACGCCATAGGTCTCATCCTCTCACTACAAATCCTTTGTGTAGTTCATACTTCTCATTGTTCTATAGGACCATTTTTCTATTGTTCACCATGAAACCATTAGTCAACCAGGAGTGGACCTTTTCCGAGGTAAAGGAGGCAAGGTCAATCATCGCCAGGCTCAACAACAATTACCACATCCATGATGAAGCCgagaacaacaagaacaagaagcAAGATATTGTGGTTGAACTCCACACATGGTTTCCTTGGAAGACTGTACAAGAGGTATCAGACTTGTATGATGTTCTTGTTGCGGAGATGTTGTGTGAGGAGAATGGGTATGGTGGTGCTAATGGAATACAAGGCAATATTTCTAGCATGGATAGCCTTGTGAATAGTAACTTTGGGGTACTAGAAGAGAAGGCGGACAACATATACGGTGATGGTTATTATGGGTTTGGGTGTCCACCAGATGGTATGAAAGTCATGGAGACAAGGAAGGAGGTGCCGATGGGTGAGGAGGACAAGGTCGACATAGTGAAGAACAAGATGCCCATTCATCAACAGGTGGCTACACCATATTCTACAAGGTTTTGGACGGTAGAGGAACACAAGTAATTTATACGCCACCCTTCTTTGTTTTCACGACAATAATATTTTTTGTTTAGTTTCACTTTCTTTCATAGAGATTGCAAGTGTATTTTAATTGGAATGTTATTGATTTTCACGAGAATGATTATAGTTGATATTTAAAAATAGATAGAGAATACTTGAAAACTAAAGTTGATAACGATGCGTGATAATATCTAAAAACAAAAATTCTAATTATTTCTAGTTCTCAAACATTATATTTACTAGATTCAAGTTCTTTCTAGATATAACATAATTCAAtaacttccatacatgtcttgaaACCATGTCTCTCAAATATGCTAGTTGCCTCAACTACCGAAGAACTAAACAATAGCTCTTTCAATACATAGTCAAACTAACTATTTTATCTTCAACCTGGTTGCTCTAGGCTCTTCCTCCACGGTCTGCGCGTGTATGGTAATGAGCGTGGAAGGTGGAAGAAAATATCCAAATACTTCGTCACCACCAGGACTGCAGTCCAGGTTTCAAGCCACGCACAAAAGTACTTCAAGAGGCTAGAGAGGAAAGGGAAGCAAAGCCTGCGCCATAGCATCAATGATGTGGAGCTGGACGAAGCCGACCTGAAGGCAATGGGTATTAGCTTTCCCATAGAGAATGCAATTTCTTCTGCTGATGAAAACATCCACAACTCAAGCTCTCAGTTGCAAACTCCATCAATCCCGTTTGCTGCTCATCCTGAGTTGCCTTACCCAGAGAAAGCAATGCAGATGCCGGCTTGGAGTGACAAGAATGTGATGGTTCCGGTGGCAACACCGGTGGCAGGTCCATCGTGCTTTTTCTCCTACCAGTGAACAGGGATAAAGTTCTTTCCGCAAAAGCAGCAGATTGAGATTGTGTACCAGATGGTACAATTTTACTTTCATCTAAAACTCTATAATTTGTAATAACCTCAGCAACCAAATCCTGGTTGGAAACTGGGGAAAACTCGTGAGCAACCTTGTTCAAGTCGATATGGATTAGTTCGTGTGTGTGTGTTTGTTTGTACCCGGAGATTCAGTAATTTCGTTTATTACTATttactatggttctatgaataTTACAATTTTTGTATCCGTTTGATCTTAACCTTAGCAACACAAGATCATATTTAGATTATAGAATTTGCTTTATGGTCTTTAACATTTGACACAATGGTTCCCTTATGTCTAAAAATCATGCATCGTTCTATATCGTTGAGTACATCGAGGATCCCCTCCGCCGACATCTTTATCCCTTCCACCGCCGCTCCCggcatctctctccaccgccggcgATGGGGCCGAACCAGAGGTGGCGTTGGCGGATACCGGATGACTTGGTGGTGAACGGGCTTGGCAAGGACAAAGCGGGGGAGCCGTGCGGCAAGGATCCTTGCGCTGCCCGTGGGAGGCGTCTAGCGGACGAGACAGGACGTTTTACCCTGAAGCCCACCTTTTTTTTCCGGTCCGCATACTGCGTCGTTCAGGCCTTTTAAGCGGCCCGCCTGCATCCTGAGCCCCACGCTAAAACCCTATTGCGTTTGCGCCGCCCCCAAGGCATCTCCTCTCCAGAAAACCACCGTCTCGCCCGCAGTTCCCCAAATCCACCATTCCTAGTCCACTCTAGTCTCTCTCCCCCCACCCCGCAGCCACCAGCCACCGCCGCGATGTCGTCGGAGCCTCCacccgcctccgccaccgcctccacGGAGGAGCTCTCCGCCGACCTCTCCGCCGCCACAATCAGCAAGAAGCAGCTCAACAAGGAGGCCCGCAAGgccgccaaggccgccaaggccgACAAGGCGGGGAAGGCCGACAAGCCccaggcggaggaggcggacccCTTCGCCGCCAACTACGGCGACGTCCCCGTCGAGGAGATCCAGTCCAAGGCCGTCTCCGGCCGGGCCTGGACCGACGTCGGCGACCTCGACGAGGCCGCCGCGGGCCGCTCCGTGCTCATCCGCGGATCCGCGCAGCTCTTCCGCCCCGTCAGCAAGAAGATGGCCTTCGTCGTCCTGCGCCAGTGCATGAGCACCGTGCAGTGCGTGCTCGTCGCCAGCGCCGACGCTGGGGTCAGCACGCAGATGGTGCGATTCGCCACATCCCTAAGCAAGGAGAGCATCGTTGACGTCGAGGGCGTCGTGTCCATCCCCAAGGAGCCACTCAAGGCCACAACACAGCAGGTAAAGCCATCTCGGCCAAATTCTCAAGTACATCTGTGGTTTCGTTGTGCTAATGAATTGTTTGTGTCCTCGTTTTACTGGCAGGTGGAGATTCAGGTAAGGAAGGTCTACTGCATCAACAGGGCCATCCCCACACTGCCTATCAACCTCGAGGATGCAGCCCGCAGTGAAGCAGAATTTGAGAAGGCTGAGCAGGTATGTCCCTCCCTTCGCTCCCCTTCTCTTTGCAGGAAGCACTCAACTATTATTGTTTCCCAGCAGTTCATATGTCTTGTCTATGATTCTTAGTATGATCCTGCTGTTGTTTAAGGGAGGATTTGTGTACTCTTGTTGCCATGATTGCAGACTGGAGAGAAGCTCGTGCGTGTTCTCCAGGACACACGA encodes:
- the LOC127303668 gene encoding uncharacterized protein, producing the protein MKPLVNQEWTFSEVKEARSIIARLNNNYHIHDEAENNKNKKQDIVVELHTWFPWKTVQEVSDLYDVLVAEMLCEENGYGGANGIQGNISSMDSLVNSNFGVLEEKADNIYGDGYYGFGCPPDGMKVMETRKEVPMGEEDKVDIVKNKMPIHQQVATPYSTRLFLHGLRVYGNERGRWKKISKYFVTTRTAVQVSSHAQKYFKRLERKGKQSLRHSINDVELDEADLKAMGISFPIENAISSADENIHNSSSQLQTPSIPFAAHPELPYPEKAMQMPAWSDKNVMVPVATPVAGPSCFFSYQ